A genomic stretch from Deinococcus humi includes:
- a CDS encoding response regulator transcription factor, with amino-acid sequence MTSHCILIIEDDLDIANVLKMDLTDAGFEVEHADSAMNGLIKAREDHPALILLDLGLPDFDGGDVVQRLRKNSAVPIIVLTARDTVDEKVRLLGLGADDYLIKPFHPDELLARVKVQLRQRTTESLSMGDLTLDPQKRLVTYKAEELRLSPKEFDILALLIRQPGRVYSRQEIGQEIWQGRLPEGSNVVDVHMANLRAKLRDLDGYGLLRTVRGVGYALRG; translated from the coding sequence GTGACCTCTCATTGCATTCTGATCATCGAAGACGATCTGGACATCGCCAACGTCCTGAAAATGGACCTGACCGACGCCGGGTTCGAGGTCGAGCATGCCGATTCCGCCATGAACGGGCTGATCAAGGCCCGTGAAGATCACCCCGCGCTGATCCTGCTGGACCTGGGCCTGCCCGACTTTGACGGCGGCGACGTGGTGCAGCGCCTGCGCAAGAACAGTGCCGTGCCGATCATCGTGCTGACCGCCCGCGACACCGTGGACGAGAAGGTAAGGCTGCTGGGCCTGGGCGCAGACGACTACCTGATCAAGCCCTTTCACCCCGACGAATTGCTGGCCCGCGTCAAGGTGCAGCTGCGCCAACGCACGACCGAGAGCCTGAGCATGGGCGACCTGACGCTGGACCCCCAGAAGCGGCTGGTGACCTACAAGGCCGAGGAATTGCGTCTGTCGCCCAAGGAATTCGACATTCTGGCGCTGCTCATTCGCCAGCCGGGCCGGGTGTACTCGCGCCAGGAAATCGGTCAGGAAATCTGGCAGGGGCGCCTGCCCGAGGGCAGCAACGTGGTGGACGTGCACATGGCCAACCTGCGGGCCAAACTGCGGGATCTGGACGGTTACGGGCTGTTGCGCACCGTGCGCGGTGTGGGCTACGCCCTGCGCGGCTGA
- a CDS encoding response regulator: MPDTPLPQPKTRQVEILLVEDSEPDILLTLEAFEEARVPNRLHVARDGVEALRFLRGEGEYANAPRPDLILLDINMPRKNGLEVLREIKTDSGLGSIPVLMLTTSQADEDVRNSYERHASGYMVKPVGFENFLHAIRAFEDFWLTFVRFPPRM, translated from the coding sequence ATGCCTGACACCCCACTGCCCCAGCCCAAAACGCGCCAGGTCGAGATCCTTCTTGTCGAGGACAGCGAACCCGACATCCTGCTGACCTTGGAAGCCTTCGAGGAAGCCCGCGTGCCCAACCGGCTGCATGTGGCCCGCGACGGCGTCGAAGCCCTGCGTTTTCTGCGCGGCGAGGGCGAGTACGCCAACGCCCCACGCCCGGACCTGATCCTGCTGGACATCAACATGCCGCGCAAGAATGGGCTGGAGGTGCTGCGCGAGATCAAGACCGACAGCGGGCTGGGCAGCATTCCGGTCCTGATGCTGACCACCAGCCAGGCCGACGAGGACGTGCGCAATTCCTACGAGCGCCACGCCAGTGGCTACATGGTCAAGCCGGTCGGCTTCGAGAACTTTCTGCACGCCATCCGCGCCTTCGAGGACTTCTGGCTCACCTTCGTGCGCTTTCCGCCGCGCATGTAG
- a CDS encoding HNH endonuclease → MTVKGRVEELGRPSHGTAASDGVATARVVPDLNAPRVLVLNASYEPLHVTSTKRAITLLQYGVAEVLEDSGDVIRSPSTTLSVPSVIRLRRYVRRPRVHPVPFNRRNVLRRDTFTCQYCGASEELTLDHVMPRSRGGRHNWDNVVTACRACNQRKGDRTPDEAAMPLRTHPHAPTFGVYAHGQFAHWQPEWANYIR, encoded by the coding sequence ATGACAGTCAAGGGTAGGGTGGAAGAACTCGGGCGACCATCTCACGGCACCGCTGCGTCTGACGGCGTGGCCACCGCGCGCGTGGTGCCAGACCTGAACGCGCCGCGCGTGCTGGTGCTCAATGCATCGTATGAGCCCCTGCATGTCACCAGCACCAAGCGGGCCATCACGCTGCTGCAATACGGCGTGGCCGAGGTGCTTGAGGACAGCGGCGACGTGATCCGTTCGCCCAGCACCACCCTGAGCGTGCCCAGCGTGATCCGCCTGCGCCGTTACGTGCGCCGCCCGCGCGTACACCCCGTGCCCTTCAACCGCCGCAATGTGCTGCGCCGCGACACCTTCACCTGTCAGTACTGCGGCGCGTCCGAGGAACTGACCCTGGACCACGTGATGCCCCGTTCACGCGGCGGGCGGCACAACTGGGACAACGTGGTCACCGCCTGCCGCGCCTGCAACCAGCGCAAGGGGGACCGAACCCCCGACGAGGCGGCCATGCCCCTGCGGACGCATCCCCACGCCCCCACCTTCGGCGTCTACGCCCATGGGCAATTTGCTCACTGGCAGCCGGAGTGGGCCAACTACATCCGCTGA
- a CDS encoding pyruvate carboxyltransferase, which translates to MPSSIVDVPEANLFPDAFPADQWPRMLWEDGRRPATLPAQAWTTETTHRDGQQGGLPLTEADGLAIYDLMGAFTGGSGALRQAEFFVYRPADRAMLEGALERWRGGHPVEPTTWIRATRKDADLVAGLGVRETGMLASASDYHTFYKFRPGGRVQAARTYLDAVQAVLDAGLRPRLHLEDATRAPREFILPFVTAVQELARDYGAGQAPRFRICDTMGLGLPLEGVAWPRSVPGMVRELRVAGVESELLEFHPHNDTHLVVANCLAAVLAGCAAINGTLLGKGERTGNAPLEGVLLHLVGLGLAEAPDFTALNRLDDLYAGLGQGVPAKYPLYGKDAHRTRAGIHADGLNKFWPMYAPFNVPALLGRPLELSLTADSGLAGLIFLIKQHTGHELSKEDAGLHNLQARLAAEFGAGRQTAVEWEEIADAAATVVANGQGVAAQR; encoded by the coding sequence ATGCCTTCCTCCATTGTCGATGTGCCAGAGGCCAACCTCTTTCCAGATGCTTTTCCGGCGGACCAGTGGCCGCGCATGCTGTGGGAGGACGGAAGGCGCCCCGCCACCCTGCCCGCACAGGCGTGGACGACCGAGACCACCCACCGCGACGGCCAGCAGGGTGGCCTGCCACTGACCGAGGCCGACGGACTGGCGATCTATGACCTGATGGGCGCCTTTACTGGCGGGTCCGGTGCACTGAGACAGGCCGAGTTCTTCGTGTACCGTCCAGCAGACCGCGCCATGCTTGAGGGCGCCCTGGAACGCTGGCGCGGCGGACATCCGGTAGAGCCCACCACCTGGATTCGCGCCACCCGCAAGGACGCTGACCTGGTGGCCGGACTGGGTGTGCGGGAGACCGGGATGCTCGCCAGCGCCAGCGACTACCACACCTTCTACAAGTTCAGACCGGGCGGGCGCGTCCAGGCCGCCCGCACCTATTTAGATGCGGTGCAGGCCGTACTGGACGCAGGTCTGCGCCCCCGCCTGCATCTGGAGGACGCCACCCGCGCGCCGCGCGAATTCATCCTGCCGTTCGTGACGGCGGTGCAGGAGCTGGCCCGGGACTACGGGGCAGGGCAGGCCCCCAGGTTCCGGATCTGCGACACGATGGGGCTGGGGCTGCCGCTGGAAGGGGTGGCGTGGCCACGCAGCGTTCCCGGCATGGTGCGCGAGCTGCGGGTGGCCGGGGTGGAAAGCGAGCTGCTGGAATTCCACCCGCACAACGACACGCATCTGGTGGTGGCGAACTGTCTGGCCGCCGTGCTGGCGGGTTGCGCGGCCATCAACGGCACGCTGCTGGGCAAGGGCGAGCGCACCGGCAACGCGCCGCTGGAGGGGGTACTGCTGCATCTGGTGGGCCTGGGCCTGGCTGAAGCGCCTGACTTCACGGCCCTGAACCGACTGGACGACCTGTATGCAGGCCTGGGCCAGGGCGTGCCCGCCAAGTACCCGCTGTACGGCAAGGATGCCCACCGCACCCGGGCGGGCATTCATGCCGACGGACTCAACAAGTTCTGGCCGATGTACGCGCCCTTCAACGTGCCCGCCCTGCTGGGGCGTCCGCTGGAGCTGAGTCTGACGGCAGACAGCGGTCTGGCAGGGCTGATCTTCCTGATCAAGCAGCACACCGGCCACGAGCTGTCCAAGGAGGACGCGGGACTGCACAACCTGCAGGCCCGTCTGGCCGCCGAATTCGGTGCCGGGCGGCAGACGGCGGTGGAGTGGGAGGAGATTGCCGACGCGGCTGCCACGGTGGTGGCGAATGGTCAGGGAGTGGCCGCGCAGCGCTGA
- a CDS encoding PAS domain-containing sensor histidine kinase produces MSAPADAADVPDLPPADTASAAPFADADAAALLSALPDPTVWVRADGQFTLNAAARERLGAVDGQVNNWTALFLPEAAQALRNAMALALKGEASRLSVTMPGAVAPALATITPAGPGAALLHFRESHDPLEVALEIMDSLGLGMTVQGADTQILHANASAPAILGLSPEQLHGRSSLDPRWQAIHPDGSDFPGDTHPSVQALRTGQTLLEVPMGVFHPSTGEWRWLEVTAIPRRAPGMEHPEQVTTVFADVTERRRTREALRRSEQRFRSLVEATAQIVFTTDAQGMFHPGQADWEVFTGQTPEQYLNPQKALEAIHPEDRDQTARAWAEILDSGQVYHLEHRLRRADGVYVPMQIRAVPLRNGDGSVREWVGTYTDISAVREAEAALKALNAELEGRVAVRTQELADVTRFSTLLLTAAGEGVFGLDASGRTTFANPAAARLLGYSVERLIGSHQHSLIHHSHPDGTHYPVTECPIHQTLQDGETRRLEHDVLWHAQGHPVPVSSVVTPMRSNTGQVTGAVLMVRDITERLRAQAQLQDAIADLERSNTDLEQFAYIASHDLQEPLRTLGSYAELLGRRYEGQLDERATLYLGFMQDAVKRMRGLIHDLLEFSRVGRGESAPTLLALDTAMRATAHSVSATLEGDGTPEGRAILDWDTPHTVLAHAPLIAPLLTNLIGNALKFTTPGQPARVRVESRREGEMIHVTVQDNGIGVAPEYQERVFDIFQRLHRREDYAGNGMGLAICRKIVEHHGGTLWLESTPLPAPDHGSTFHFTLPAAPEQSPPPHSGPPEPHHA; encoded by the coding sequence GTGAGCGCCCCCGCCGACGCAGCCGACGTGCCCGATCTGCCCCCCGCAGACACGGCGTCTGCCGCTCCTTTTGCCGATGCCGATGCGGCTGCACTGCTGTCGGCTTTGCCCGATCCGACGGTGTGGGTGCGGGCGGACGGCCAGTTCACGCTGAACGCCGCTGCGCGCGAGCGTCTGGGAGCAGTGGACGGCCAGGTGAACAACTGGACGGCGCTGTTCCTGCCGGAGGCCGCCCAGGCCCTGCGCAACGCAATGGCGCTGGCCCTGAAAGGTGAGGCGTCCCGCCTGTCGGTCACCATGCCCGGCGCCGTGGCCCCCGCGCTGGCCACCATTACCCCCGCTGGTCCGGGAGCGGCGCTGCTGCACTTCCGGGAGTCGCACGATCCGCTGGAAGTGGCACTGGAGATCATGGACAGCCTGGGTCTGGGCATGACCGTGCAGGGGGCAGACACCCAGATTCTGCACGCCAACGCCTCGGCCCCAGCCATCCTGGGCCTCAGTCCTGAACAATTGCACGGGCGCAGCTCGCTGGATCCGCGCTGGCAGGCCATTCATCCTGACGGTTCGGATTTCCCAGGAGACACCCATCCGTCGGTCCAGGCGCTCCGCACCGGACAGACCCTGCTGGAGGTGCCGATGGGGGTGTTCCACCCGTCGACAGGGGAATGGCGCTGGCTGGAGGTGACGGCCATTCCGCGCCGCGCACCGGGCATGGAGCATCCTGAGCAGGTCACCACCGTGTTCGCCGACGTGACCGAGCGGCGGCGGACCCGCGAGGCGCTGCGCCGCAGCGAACAGCGCTTTCGCTCGCTGGTGGAGGCCACCGCGCAGATCGTGTTCACGACGGACGCGCAGGGCATGTTTCACCCCGGACAGGCCGACTGGGAAGTGTTCACCGGCCAGACTCCCGAACAGTACCTGAACCCCCAGAAGGCCCTGGAGGCCATTCATCCGGAAGACCGGGATCAGACCGCGCGGGCCTGGGCGGAAATCCTGGACAGCGGTCAGGTCTATCACCTCGAACACCGCCTGCGCCGCGCCGATGGCGTGTACGTCCCCATGCAGATCCGCGCAGTGCCGCTACGCAACGGAGACGGCAGCGTGCGCGAATGGGTGGGCACCTACACCGACATCAGTGCCGTGCGCGAGGCCGAGGCGGCGCTGAAAGCCCTGAACGCCGAACTTGAGGGTCGCGTGGCCGTCCGCACGCAGGAACTGGCCGACGTCACGCGCTTTTCCACGCTGCTGCTGACCGCGGCGGGCGAGGGCGTGTTCGGCCTGGACGCCTCGGGGCGCACCACGTTCGCCAATCCAGCGGCGGCGCGGCTGCTGGGCTACAGCGTCGAGCGGCTGATCGGCAGCCACCAGCACAGCCTGATTCACCACAGCCATCCCGACGGAACGCACTACCCGGTGACCGAGTGTCCCATCCACCAGACCCTGCAGGACGGCGAGACCCGCCGCCTGGAACACGACGTGCTGTGGCACGCCCAGGGCCACCCGGTCCCGGTGTCCAGCGTGGTCACACCGATGCGGTCCAACACGGGGCAGGTGACGGGCGCCGTGCTGATGGTGCGAGACATCACCGAGCGCCTGCGTGCCCAGGCCCAGCTGCAAGACGCCATCGCGGATCTGGAGCGCAGCAACACCGATCTGGAACAGTTCGCGTACATCGCCAGCCATGACCTGCAGGAGCCGCTGCGGACGCTGGGCAGCTACGCCGAGCTGCTGGGACGGCGCTACGAGGGCCAACTCGACGAGCGTGCCACGCTCTACCTGGGCTTCATGCAGGACGCGGTTAAACGGATGCGCGGGCTGATTCATGACCTGCTGGAATTCTCGCGGGTGGGCCGGGGCGAGAGCGCGCCCACGCTGCTGGCGCTGGACACCGCCATGCGGGCCACCGCCCACAGCGTGTCCGCCACCCTGGAGGGGGACGGGACCCCGGAGGGCCGGGCCATCTTGGACTGGGACACCCCCCACACGGTCCTGGCCCACGCCCCGCTGATCGCGCCGCTGCTGACTAACCTGATCGGCAATGCGCTGAAGTTCACCACGCCCGGACAGCCCGCGCGCGTGCGGGTCGAGTCACGCCGCGAGGGCGAGATGATCCACGTGACCGTGCAGGACAACGGCATCGGCGTCGCACCGGAGTACCAGGAACGCGTCTTCGATATCTTCCAGCGCTTGCACCGCCGCGAGGATTACGCGGGAAACGGAATGGGGCTGGCCATCTGTCGTAAGATTGTCGAGCATCACGGGGGGACGCTGTGGCTGGAATCCACGCCGCTGCCCGCTCCGGACCACGGCAGCACCTTTCACTTCACCCTTCCCGCCGCCCCCGAACAGTCACCCCCGCCCCATTCCGGACCCCCAGAACCCCACCATGCCTGA
- a CDS encoding MarC family protein: MNVTEVSSIALQTFLTMLVVMDPIGLAPIFIGLAGNRPSFERRRVALKAAVVAGGIILVFGLVGRALLEHLGISLSAFRVAGGVLLFLIALDMVFARPSGSKETAEEEQEAQERQDISVFPLAIPLIAGPGTLASIMIQANTAHGNVLLLSVVFLVTAAVLLLCYLALRLSGQIARVIGVTGVHVVTRVLGVLLGALAVQYVADGVLELLRGGLKTG; this comes from the coding sequence GTGAACGTGACCGAGGTCTCCAGCATTGCCCTGCAAACATTTTTAACGATGCTGGTGGTCATGGACCCGATTGGCCTCGCGCCGATCTTTATCGGCCTGGCGGGCAACCGGCCCAGTTTCGAGCGGCGCAGGGTGGCCCTGAAAGCCGCGGTGGTGGCCGGCGGCATCATCCTGGTGTTCGGGCTGGTGGGCCGCGCGCTGCTGGAACATCTGGGCATCAGCCTGAGCGCCTTCCGGGTGGCGGGCGGGGTGCTGCTCTTTCTGATTGCGCTGGACATGGTGTTCGCCCGGCCCAGCGGCAGCAAGGAGACCGCCGAAGAGGAGCAGGAGGCCCAGGAGCGGCAGGACATCAGCGTGTTTCCGCTGGCGATTCCGCTGATTGCCGGTCCCGGCACGCTGGCCTCGATCATGATTCAGGCCAACACCGCGCACGGCAACGTGCTGCTCCTGTCGGTGGTGTTTCTGGTGACGGCCGCCGTGCTGTTGCTGTGCTACCTGGCGCTGCGCCTGAGCGGTCAGATCGCCCGCGTGATCGGGGTGACCGGCGTGCATGTGGTGACCCGTGTCCTGGGCGTCCTGCTGGGCGCGCTGGCCGTGCAGTACGTTGCCGACGGCGTGCTGGAGCTGCTGCGCGGTGGGCTGAAAACGGGCTGA
- a CDS encoding DinB family protein — MTQPAQDQQPQHWLEGILDVLAEAVEGGTPGQGTAFLDGTAADGSGNNGLLATLDRLSAEQASQDIRGTSIAGHTRHSAFHMEVMVRWERDGDRGPFDWKGSFHPALVGDEEWDELRVRLRAAYDALRAFARTQQDAEATGDVAGGLAGAVAHVAYHLGAIRQMHKELA; from the coding sequence ATGACCCAACCCGCACAGGATCAGCAGCCCCAGCACTGGCTGGAGGGCATTCTCGACGTTCTGGCCGAGGCCGTGGAGGGCGGCACCCCCGGGCAGGGCACGGCCTTTCTGGACGGCACAGCGGCGGACGGCAGCGGCAACAATGGCCTGCTCGCCACACTGGACCGCCTGAGCGCCGAGCAGGCCAGCCAGGACATTCGCGGCACCTCCATCGCCGGGCACACCCGCCACAGCGCTTTCCATATGGAAGTGATGGTGCGCTGGGAGCGCGACGGGGACCGGGGGCCGTTCGACTGGAAGGGAAGCTTTCACCCGGCTTTGGTCGGCGACGAGGAGTGGGACGAATTGCGCGTCCGCTTGCGCGCGGCCTACGACGCCCTGCGCGCCTTTGCCCGGACCCAGCAGGATGCGGAGGCCACCGGGGACGTGGCCGGCGGCCTGGCCGGCGCAGTGGCGCACGTCGCCTATCACCTGGGGGCCATCCGGCAGATGCACAAAGAGCTGGCGTGA
- a CDS encoding RNA polymerase sigma factor: MTWLAVPDFRSSPRSRLLAAEAEQGGTQTEPSPEETALDSDRTLALRLRQRDESALSEVYDQHSGAVFGVLHRLLGDAAAQEVLQDVFLRLWERPETYDPARAGLRTFLLVMARSRALDSLRAARATLPLFTEEGQELPLPDGGPGAVGRSEDAQRREWIGAALSQLSAAHRETVERAYLAGESREEISGAMHVPVGTVKSRLNYALKHLRAVLDKAGLGKEVEAWLE, from the coding sequence ATGACGTGGCTGGCCGTGCCTGATTTCCGCTCTTCCCCGCGCTCCCGGCTCCTGGCCGCTGAAGCGGAGCAGGGCGGGACACAGACGGAGCCGAGTCCGGAGGAGACGGCCCTGGACAGCGACAGGACGCTGGCCCTGCGCCTGCGACAGCGTGACGAGTCGGCCCTCTCTGAGGTGTATGACCAGCATTCAGGGGCTGTTTTTGGCGTGCTGCACCGCCTGCTGGGCGACGCGGCGGCCCAGGAGGTCTTGCAGGACGTGTTCCTGAGGCTGTGGGAGCGTCCCGAGACCTATGATCCGGCGCGGGCGGGCCTCAGGACCTTTCTGCTGGTCATGGCGCGTTCGCGGGCGCTGGACAGCCTCCGTGCCGCCCGCGCCACCCTGCCGCTGTTCACCGAAGAAGGTCAGGAGTTGCCGCTGCCGGACGGTGGGCCAGGGGCTGTGGGTCGCAGCGAGGACGCCCAGCGCCGCGAGTGGATTGGCGCCGCGCTCTCGCAGCTCTCGGCAGCGCACCGCGAGACGGTGGAGCGCGCTTACCTGGCGGGCGAGTCCCGCGAGGAGATCTCAGGCGCGATGCATGTCCCGGTGGGCACGGTCAAGAGCCGCCTGAATTACGCCCTGAAGCATTTGCGCGCCGTGCTGGACAAAGCCGGTCTGGGCAAGGAGGTGGAAGCGTGGCTGGAATGA
- a CDS encoding citrate synthase family protein, with product MPESLLHAAEATALLGVKPATLYAYVSRGLIRSEAGPGGSRQRLYHAEDVRALVARQELKRDPAGAAQGAAAGALEWGMPVLDSALTRIAGGTLSYRGRDAVALANSATVEEVAALLWTGDAGGWTTLPLRARMNLGATFPRGGATSAVTSAEAFAHALAHAGAQDIGAQDSRPEQLPARAARVLSLLYATLERQERRPQAPDLPLHIRLARAWGVSGEADLLRRALVLLADHELNVSTFAARVTASSGAGLPHAALAALCALQGPRHGRAAFAAHEVLAHSLSTDARTALRTATQRHAFLPGFDHHLYPDGDPRAHALLGALQAAQPKSPAVQAVRGLQAVALAETGEHTNIDLALAALTHTLGRGPDDALTLFALARGVGWMAHAIETVLSGSLIRPRARYTGL from the coding sequence ATGCCCGAAAGTCTTCTGCACGCGGCGGAGGCCACCGCCTTGCTGGGCGTCAAGCCCGCCACGCTGTACGCCTACGTGTCGCGCGGCCTGATCCGCAGTGAGGCGGGACCGGGTGGCAGCCGTCAGCGCCTGTATCACGCCGAGGACGTGCGCGCCCTGGTGGCCCGGCAGGAGTTAAAGCGCGATCCGGCGGGGGCCGCGCAGGGTGCGGCAGCCGGGGCGCTGGAATGGGGCATGCCCGTGCTGGACAGTGCCCTGACCCGGATCGCGGGCGGCACATTGAGTTACCGGGGCCGTGACGCCGTGGCCCTGGCCAACAGCGCGACGGTGGAGGAGGTGGCCGCGCTGCTGTGGACCGGAGATGCGGGCGGCTGGACCACGTTGCCCCTGCGCGCCCGCATGAATCTGGGGGCCACCTTTCCGCGCGGGGGCGCCACCTCGGCGGTCACCAGTGCGGAGGCGTTCGCCCACGCGCTGGCCCATGCTGGGGCGCAGGACATCGGTGCGCAGGACAGCCGCCCGGAGCAACTTCCCGCCCGCGCTGCCCGCGTGCTGAGCCTGCTGTACGCCACGTTGGAACGCCAGGAACGTCGGCCCCAGGCCCCCGACCTGCCGCTGCACATCCGGCTGGCGCGGGCCTGGGGCGTGTCCGGCGAAGCCGATCTCCTGCGCCGCGCCCTGGTGTTGCTGGCCGATCACGAGTTGAATGTCAGCACTTTCGCGGCCCGCGTGACCGCCAGCAGCGGCGCGGGGCTGCCGCACGCCGCCCTGGCCGCGCTGTGCGCCCTGCAGGGACCACGGCATGGGCGGGCAGCGTTCGCGGCGCACGAGGTCCTGGCCCACAGCCTGTCCACCGACGCCCGCACCGCCCTGAGAACAGCCACCCAGCGCCACGCCTTTCTCCCCGGCTTCGATCACCACCTGTACCCGGACGGTGATCCCCGCGCCCATGCACTGCTGGGGGCCCTGCAAGCCGCGCAGCCCAAATCGCCTGCGGTTCAGGCGGTCCGTGGGCTGCAGGCGGTGGCGCTGGCCGAGACGGGCGAACACACCAACATCGACCTCGCGCTGGCCGCACTGACACACACGCTGGGGCGCGGTCCGGACGACGCGCTGACGCTGTTTGCCCTGGCCCGCGGGGTGGGCTGGATGGCCCACGCCATCGAAACGGTGCTGAGCGGCAGTCTTATCCGGCCACGCGCACGTTACACCGGGCTGTAG
- a CDS encoding class I SAM-dependent methyltransferase has translation MNLAPAEQHPGPLRVIIGAGEQRWDGWIPTQQEQLDLLDRTSWAAWFGGRRADALLCEHVWEHLSEAEGRAAARVCFEFLKPGGVLRVAVPDAHFPEAEYQRTVQVGGPGPADHPAADHRIVYDAPLLADVFTGAGFSVELLEYCDAQGQFHFKDWDMDAGPIYRSLRMDHRNVGGRLGFVSIVLDAIKPAGE, from the coding sequence GTGAACCTGGCCCCGGCCGAACAGCATCCGGGGCCGCTGCGGGTCATCATTGGCGCGGGCGAGCAGCGCTGGGACGGCTGGATTCCCACCCAGCAGGAGCAACTCGATCTCCTGGACCGGACAAGCTGGGCCGCGTGGTTCGGCGGCCGCCGGGCTGACGCCCTGCTGTGCGAACACGTCTGGGAACACCTGAGCGAGGCAGAGGGCCGTGCCGCCGCCAGGGTGTGCTTCGAGTTCCTTAAGCCGGGCGGTGTGTTGCGGGTGGCTGTACCGGACGCCCACTTTCCAGAGGCCGAATACCAGCGCACGGTGCAGGTTGGTGGGCCGGGGCCAGCCGATCACCCTGCCGCCGATCACAGGATCGTGTACGACGCGCCGTTGCTGGCCGACGTGTTCACCGGGGCCGGATTCAGCGTGGAGTTGCTGGAATACTGCGACGCCCAGGGCCAGTTTCATTTTAAGGACTGGGACATGGACGCCGGGCCGATCTACCGCTCCCTGCGGATGGACCATCGTAATGTGGGCGGGCGGTTGGGCTTCGTATCCATCGTGCTGGACGCCATTAAGCCTGCCGGGGAGTAA
- a CDS encoding DMT family transporter, whose amino-acid sequence MNPALSGLLSALTYGVGDFLAGLASRRDSPLRVVALTHPISAVVMLLLAVVMGQTLPPVSDLLWGVAAGAVGLFAVLAFYRALALGPMGAVSVGAGALSALVPVVIGVLGGEVLGLLGWLGALGVLLGTGLLSYSPGEGGSNGRWQDNGVLIGLAAGLGFGFFFAMLGQAASPGVFWTLGAARLSSSVIALALAARLVGLRPNNLPLILASAPGDTLGNLFYLLAVQGGGLAVGSLLSSLYPAFTTLLAVTVLREGLKATQWVGVVLALVGAGLIAGRS is encoded by the coding sequence TTGAACCCGGCCCTGAGCGGGCTGCTGTCGGCGCTGACCTACGGCGTCGGCGATTTTCTGGCGGGGCTGGCGAGTCGCCGCGATTCGCCGCTGCGGGTGGTGGCGCTGACCCACCCGATCAGCGCGGTGGTCATGCTGCTGCTGGCCGTGGTGATGGGCCAGACGCTGCCGCCCGTGAGCGATCTGCTGTGGGGCGTCGCGGCGGGCGCGGTGGGTCTGTTCGCCGTGCTGGCCTTCTACCGCGCGCTGGCGCTGGGGCCGATGGGCGCAGTGTCGGTGGGTGCAGGCGCGCTGTCGGCGCTGGTCCCTGTGGTCATCGGCGTGCTGGGCGGCGAGGTGCTGGGTCTGCTGGGCTGGCTGGGCGCGCTGGGGGTGCTGCTGGGCACCGGCCTGCTGAGCTACAGCCCGGGTGAGGGCGGCAGCAACGGGCGGTGGCAGGACAACGGCGTGCTGATCGGTCTGGCAGCGGGCCTGGGCTTCGGCTTCTTCTTTGCCATGCTGGGGCAGGCAGCGTCGCCAGGGGTGTTCTGGACCCTGGGGGCCGCGCGCCTGAGCAGCTCGGTGATCGCCCTGGCGCTGGCCGCGCGGCTGGTGGGCCTGCGTCCCAACAATCTCCCGCTGATCCTGGCCTCCGCACCGGGGGACACGCTGGGCAATCTGTTCTACCTGCTGGCCGTGCAGGGCGGCGGGCTGGCGGTGGGTTCGCTGCTGTCCAGCCTGTATCCCGCCTTTACCACCCTGCTGGCCGTCACGGTGCTGCGCGAGGGACTGAAGGCCACGCAGTGGGTGGGCGTGGTGCTGGCGCTGGTGGGGGCAGGGCTGATCGCGGGGCGGTCATAA
- a CDS encoding HD domain-containing protein: MNREQAYALMLEHTPSVSLQRHMLNVEAAMRWYARHWQEDEQTYAVTGLLHDFDYELHPEAHPTWGVDYLRANTDTAPEVLDAIMGHAAYTGTPRTTRLAQTLFAVDELTGLVQAAALVRPDGDVRQVELKSLKKRFKNRAFAAGVNREEVEQGARELGVDLDEHMENVLTAMREMVPAPV, translated from the coding sequence ATGAACCGCGAACAGGCTTACGCGCTGATGCTGGAACACACCCCCTCCGTGTCGCTGCAACGGCACATGCTGAACGTGGAGGCCGCCATGCGCTGGTACGCCCGTCACTGGCAGGAGGACGAACAGACCTACGCCGTGACCGGTCTGCTGCACGACTTCGACTATGAGCTGCACCCTGAGGCGCATCCGACCTGGGGCGTGGACTACCTGCGCGCCAACACCGACACGGCGCCCGAGGTGCTGGACGCGATCATGGGCCACGCGGCCTACACGGGCACGCCGCGCACCACCCGGCTGGCCCAGACCCTGTTCGCGGTGGACGAGCTGACCGGGCTGGTGCAGGCCGCCGCCCTGGTTCGCCCAGACGGCGACGTGCGGCAGGTGGAACTCAAGAGCCTGAAAAAGAGATTCAAGAACCGGGCCTTCGCGGCGGGCGTCAACCGTGAGGAGGTCGAGCAGGGCGCGCGGGAACTGGGCGTGGACCTGGACGAGCACATGGAGAATGTGCTGACGGCGATGCGCGAGATGGTGCCCGCACCGGTGTAA